GTACAGAATCTCAACATGTACATCCAAAATGGCATTCAGGAACAAAGCGTTGTACAACACAATTCATATGATCTACAGCTTTTATCTAACAAGAGTAAGGTATGTTGTTCCACCTCTTGGCTCTTGTAGATTTTTACAGAAATGACATTGTGTTAATGTGTCACCATGATTCAAAATCTTCTGTATTAGCTATCGATTAGAGACCTTCAGCTTCCGAGCACAAATAATATGACCGTCGACCTTGGTGTTACAAGGAAGGAGAAATACTCTGTGGTCTCAGGGGAGACGTTTCCAGATTCTGGTTTGTATCAATATGGTGTGACCAAAGATGAGGGCTTTGGTCAGGTATGGCTTTTTTTCCCTCTGCATACTTGAGATGTGTGATTTAGTGTTTATCAGGAGGTAGATCTTTGGTTCTGATTAACATGCAGGTTGTGGCTAAAAGTGGTTACCAGCAGAATCATCAAGGCGAGGAGCAGATTAACCCGCATGCACTGTTCTATAAAAGCTTATGGCTAAAGGCTGAAGCAGACAGGTGTTTGATGGTATACGAGACTTCTCTTTCGAATCCTGGTTCTTGAGGTGTGTTAGAAAGGTGACATCAAATCATCCCATATTACCTCATCATTTGACATTTTATTGAGAATGAAGTTTAGTGCAATTTTACATGTGGTAAGCCTTGCACAAGGGGTCCTTTTGTTCATTTGCTTTCGATTTTGCAGGTCGGCATGTAAAATTTCGGAGAACAGGGCAGACATGTGTTGTGACTAAACGTGCAGAAGGATGAAGTTGGTGCTCTACATGACTCGAGAGAATGAGTTTAGTTATAATCTCTGTAATTACTTGCATAATCCTTACTGATCGATCAAAACTTGTCTTACTTTTTGCCAGAATCTGGGTACTGTTTGGTCGTGGAGCCTTTTGATTGCTGAagattttaatgttttcttgTTATGTGGTCCTGATCTTGAATTATCAGATGTATAAACAAGCGATTTTGTAACTTTTCTCTTAACTATGTCATAACGCTCTTTTGTAATATAGTGCTTTTTTTCTTACGAACTTGCAACTGAGTCACGTAAGTCTTGGATTTTTCCATAGTATGGAAAGAGAATGACCCTAAGGAAGAAATAATCAGTGTTCCAAGAAAGTGGTTAGCTAAAATGTAGCAGGAAAAGAAACAATGAAACAAAGGCAAAAGGAGAAATGGCTATGCAACTCTTAAGACGTGAGTTCCACAATGGCTGAAACAATATCTCCATCAGTTGCCTTTAGAGCTTTCACGGCTTTGACCTTACAGACACCTGCTTGGGTCATCACAAGCCACAAGGTCGATGTCTCTTACTTCTTGTGGACAACAAGTGGTGAATTCAGAAACATCACTAGGGATCATGTTTGCCGTGTTATGCAGCTTGAGTTTGTAGCTGAGAGCTCAGATCATCGATCTTGCCTCATACCAAATATGACCCAAGTCCCGGAATTGGGACTATTGTAAACGTCTGGCTTCGATATGACGAGTAACACTTGGGGGATGCAATATTCTCCAGAATCATAAAGTTTTTCATTTACCAGGAAGACTGAGAAATGAGAGTTTATGGTTAGAAGGTTTTACATTCTTGATAAGAATCTTTTAAATGGTGAGGCAGGTTTCATGCCAAACTTCAGAACAGCTTTGCGACTTTTTCTTCTCACTTCTATTTTTCTTAGAATTCTCATTTCCTTCACTTACATggccaaaaacataaaagaactAACCTCAAGAACATAAAAGTTCATCTTTCAAGAAGtgtaaacaaagaaaacaagaaatcCTAATGCAAAGTTGACATCACTATATTCAACTGAACAATACTATCAAAGTTTTGTACAATAGACGAACACAGAAAATTCACATGTAAGAAGAAACATAATAGCACAAAAGTTGTAACTCAAGCTTGACATTTTCCAAACGAGTAAAGCCTGAGAAAATGTGATCAAAGCCCAGTAATAGCCAATAGTCTTATTTTAAAAAGACCATTGGGCCTCACTCCACAAATATTGATGTTTGTTTCCTCTCCAAGACGATGATGCTCATTGACTCTGCCTGGCTCTCTGATTGTCTCTGCCTTAGTTACTTGTCTTATCAAAATCCCTCCCCGGAGAATATTCAAACCGACTGTCTCTTTTTATGGTCAGAATTGTCAAATTAGAAGCTATTACATCTTCTTTATAGTCAAAAAGAAATGATTCATTCATAATTTTAAGCTATCACGTCTTCTTTATAGTCAAAAAGAAATGATGAATTCTCAAAAGACTCTTCTTGGTTCAGTTTCAAGAATCAAAGGAATCGCAAAATGGAAGAAGAAAACCTTTCTTTGTACGCCATGATCCTATCAAGCTCCTCTGTTCTTCCTATGATTCTGAAGACAGCAATAGATCTTGGCCTCTTCGACATCCTATCCGAATCTGGCCCTTCTTCTCCCCTCTCTGCTTCTCAGATCATGTCTCTCTTGTCTACTCAAACACAAAAACAACACGATTCAACTTTACTCAATCGGATTCTTCGATGTTTAGCGAGCTATTCCATACTCACGTGCTCTGTTTCCACTGACCAAGGTGAGCCACGTGAGGTCTACCGCTTAGCTCCTGTTGCCAAGTACTTCACCAAGAACCGAGACGGAGGTGGCTCGTTGGCTCCGTTGGTTAATCTGTTTCAGGACAAGGTCGTGACTGACATCTGGTAAATTCATTAAcaacatcctaaactctttttGTCTGAAACATGATGCACTCTTTCTTGTAGGTATTGTCTTCAAGTAATCTAATTAATTATGAATTTATTTAAGGTACGACCTTAAAGACTGTGTTCTTGAAGGAGGACTTCCATTCAACAAGGCTCATGGTGCAAGTGCAGCCGAGTTGGTAGGCAGAGATTCTAGATTCAGAGAAGTGTTCCAAAGCTCCATGAAAGGTTTCAATGAAGTTTTCATGGAAGAAGTTGTGAATAAGTACAAGGGCTATGATGGTGTGAATTCGCTGGTGGATGTTGGTGGTGGAGATGGCTCTATTCTCCGTAAAATAATCTCCAAGCATCCTCACATCCTCAAAGCTATTAACTTTGATTTGTCCTCTGTTATCAAAAACACTTCATCAGCTTCTCCAGGTATGCATAATACAAGTTCCTGCAAAACTTCTGTTGTTTTGTAGTAATGATTTCAAAAGATTCTTGATTTTGTGTATTGTAGGCATTGAGAATGTTGCTGGGGACATGTTTACAAGCATTCCTAAAGGAGAAGCCATTTTCATGAAGGTTAGTTTATTTGAGAGTTTCATTAACTCGTGAGGCTTAACAGAAAATCTAACAATGGGTTTCTTGTGTGACTTTTTACAACTACAAAAGTGGATGCTCCATAGCTGGGACGATGAGCATTGCGTGAAGATACTCAGCAACTGTTATCAGTCGTTACCGTCAACTGGTAAGGTGATTGTGATCGATATGGTAATCCCGGATTTTCCAGGAGGTACACTCTTGGACAGAAGCTTGTTCCAGTTTGAGATGTTCATGATGAGCATGAACCCATCTGGGaaagaaagaacaaagaaagaattcgaggtCTTAGCTCGCCTCGCTGGATTTTCTAGTGTCCAAGTTCCATTTACATCTCTCTGTTTCTCTGTTGTGGAATTCCACAAGACTTTGTGATATGTACTTGTATTAAATAAATTGAAGAAAAGGTTCACATCCCCATGCACTATTATTTGCAATGATTTATCTATTTGTCATCAACACATTCATTCTCACCAAAAAAATTGATACTCACTCCGTTCAGAATTAAATGACGTTTTAGAACTATTCTTTTGTTCCAATATATCTGACGTTTTCCAAAACACTAGGTAAAATATAGCCATAATAACTTTATTTACCACTAGggggtgtccgcgcttcgcgcggaatattgtttttattattgctAGAACATGCTcttttggataatgtaattatgttgtcgtttttatttgttaagatcattatttggtatttttagtgtgttatgtagtaatagatgataggttaatatattttgtgtttcttttttccgaataatgtgttgttgtgtgtatagtacTTGTTAGTAGTGAAATGAGCATCTaacgtaaaaaaatattgaatttcaataactttgttggttctaagattaacggtttcagtgtcaaaattgtattatatttttcttcatatttttaaaaattataacttttaagatgttttttgccCTCTCCTTATATTTTGACCTTAAGCCATCACCGTCTATGTATTTCCTTACCTTTCTggtgtgcggtgcttctcaccatcaccggaaaaagacTTACATATTCTCTTGTCTTTCCTTGTCTTCTTCACCTGtgagattatatggtatttgttgtagatctggtttatgagttttcagttTTTCGGTTGATTCTCACGGCATTGTAGGTTATTgactgctcctcttcttccctagatttcagctgatgttaggaactgcatcttcttggttgggtcagagtttagtcgtTTTTGATGTTGTATTCCTCAACGTTGGCTTACTGTCAATAGTCACTGCTCGTCTtgatttttaagatctaatttttggtgttctgacttctatgctctctttcatagctcgaggacggtttcatagttttctaatttCGTTTCGTCTCCCTTTCCCTCTCTATTCTCGCATCTCTTTGCAGCTTTAATCGCATCTCTAGTGGTTCTCCCTTGCACCATGTTTGCCAGTCGAggtttggataatgttttcgtCCGTGCATGTTATATGGGCTTGGAAGGTTATTTTTGGTCTCAAGTTTAGTCTCTAATTTTGTGGTGGTTGTCTTCCATTCTCCCTccctcaagttgtttctttccTTTCCATGTTTCCTTTGGTATAGGTGTGCGGAattagtctcttggagctttggtcccttctataACAAAGCTTTGTGGTTTTTCACTTGCATAGCCGTGTTGTAtattcttgtttagtttgtgaggtgtttCTTACCTTTTAGCTACTGATTGTGATTCTGGTGCTTTAggcatatatatgtatgttcCTGCTTCTTGTTGGCTTTGGCCTTTCGATTATTATTTTCCTTCTGACCCGCTTTCTTGGTTATTTGCGTTAGTGCTCTAGTTTCTTATTATTAGtttgattatcttatgatattgatagtgaaataaatatataatttgtaaatgaaataattaaaattagtaaaaataataaaatggtgaaagtttatgctatttttaattgtaaataaattaaatatttaaaatatatttatattattttatttatttcttgaatttttatggaataataagtgtgagaaggattagataGTACATAATTAGAGATTGATGGAACAAATtgcaataatttaaaagtaaaaggatttaaaatacaaaaaaaaaaatataaggacacatgtcaacaaatcccccttccacatgtcataagaagggaaaaagccaactttatatatatagatttatattattttttagttaacaAATTTAACTAGTCTGCTCTTTGCATTAATTAGTGAACGAGAATAATAAAGGAATTGTGTAACTTTCTTGTTTTGTGTGAAGAAGTGTAGAATGTCTTTTATAAAAATACGGAGGGAGTAtgactataaaaaaatatgacatggtaTCAACCTAATTGACATGTCAAATTtccttataaaaaatatatttacgaTTTTATCTTTTCCaaatatcaataaattaaaaatataaaataatcatgtcaaaacgtaaactaaaattttaaaaatattatatttaaatttattatttctgCGCTTGACGTAGAAAAGCTCCTagttttattagaaaaaaactGTAAACTCAAAATGTGAACAATGTTTCGTGTGAGTTACACAGGCCGTGGACTGTGGTACGCATGGTGGATGAAACAAGAAGATTTGGGAAGATTTATGTCTATCACAATATATACTAGTTAGTTGTAGTATATATGTGGGATCGAGCATTTCGAATAACTCACCGGTTTTGGGAATTTCATATCGAGTTCTAGAGAGTGTTCTGAACTGCGATCATTTGATAACAAGTGGTGAGAACATCTCGAGCACTGTGCTTTGGGTAGATTAAGAATTGTTATGTCTCTAGTCAAGTGATTCTTAATATACAAGTTGCTTTTTCATAGTATTGCTATTGTTCTATCTATTATTGGTATCCATCAGAactatttggtatcagagcagctcTCATCTGTAGACCGGCTGGTCTACTTACAGGTTGAAATAATGTGGTAATCATGGAAACCAAGAAAGAATTCATAGCACTACAAAAACCGGTCATGTTGGACGAGGGGAAACTTTAGACACTAGAAGACAAGGATACGTCACATTATCAGAGGCATAGATGAGGATGCTTGGCTGCTGTACATCAAGGATGAACCGCTCTTACTATGGTTATGGAAGACAAGACTATCGTTCCTAAACCTAAGGAAAGGTGGACTGACTCTGACAAAGCTGTCTCAAAGTTCAATTCCAAAGCTCTCACCACCATCTTTTCTATTGTTGATTTTGATCAGTTTAAGATTATACAAGGCTGTGAATCTGCAAAGGAGGTATGAAATACTCTTATCAATCACTTCGAAGATAACACAAGCGTGAAAAGGACAAGAATAGATTACCTTGCTTCAAAATTTGAGAACTTGCGCATGAAAAATGACGAACCCATTGGACGTTTCAAATCCAAGATAAGCTCAATTGCCAACGAAGCCTTGGTTCTTTGAAAGAAGTATAATTAGAAAAAGCTTGTTAAGAAAATGTTATGATGCTTGGACTCAAGATTTGAAACGTATAAAGCTGTTCTCAAGATTGATGTGAATACTCATGAGATGAAGTTCGACCAACTAGCTGGTATTCTGAAAGTGCATGATCTTGAACGTGTTGAAGAACTTCCTAAAGGACAGAAAGGTGTAGCATTCACTGctgaaacaaaagaagaagatcgAGTGAAACGTATTGAGGATAATATGAGTCTCATGGCTAGAAACTTCAACAAGATGATCAATATGTTTTGtagttttgacggaaaaacatgattttacggttttggtgaaatatgattttatagttttggtgaaaaatgattttatagttttggtgAAAAACATAATTTGCGGATTTTGCTGGAAAACTCAATTGTACGGtttcattagaaaaatatggtgtttcagtttaaaaatattatacaacaaTTACAATaacttatttaattaattttatatttgtattgaatttttttggttctttAGATTTAGAGATGCAAATATTGCACccaaactatacattttttaacatctcatattaaatattgtagattttgcATCCAAATGCAACGTTTAAATATTGATGTAATAATGTCCAAACGAATAACATCTGAATATTTCTACCAATATGTAGCATCTGGATACAAAAGATCTGGATACAGAAACGAACACGACCTTGCCAATTTTCTTGAGACTATTGCTCACCCCTGAACATAAGCAGCATTCGTGTGTTTCAATTTTGAGAACATtacctatatattatttgtgaagtgaTTTGCATGTGTCATCATCaccacattcaatttcaaaaaaaaatataacatatctTTCAAAACTGTGACATGGTACTAATCTTATTGTGACATGTATAGTTTTacttataaagatttatattcttttgtagagttttttttttaatatggtaATGACtgttaattcatatattataattaatgtaaacttttatataaatatttatttttggaaagactattaaaatacattaataactgataactcatatatcaatattaattatatatatatatatatatatttcacattaataaaataagctAAATATACTtacgaatatatttttttacatcaacATATATATCATATTCTGTATACACATAAACAATTTACCCAAATTAATTGGAAGTGTGaatcaaaaatatacaaaactaCAGTAAcactaattaaatattttttttgatagtcAAATGTTTAAGAATTTATTTGTcggttttattaaaaattaatttttctcaatttaacatatgttaattataacAAACAAAAGTCCAAATTTtttgagaatatatatatatatataattaggtgataaaaaatatatttaaaataaataatcattatatataatataatataatatagttaatagttttgttttcataaaatataatttaaaattattaaaatttaaataaaacgaaattgaattagttaaaccaaaacaaaagaaataagaattcaaaatatgtatatgaaaatagttgaagttaaaatataaaaataataatgttcaaatgcaaattaattttttgaaaaagtaaaaaaaaatactatatttaaaattattattttttgcgaAACGGGGTAGAATACACCTAGTATACACACAAAACACATGTTGCAAACCAAGATGATTTTGCGCAAAATCATCTTTATATGTATTTTGCTTAAATGTCTACTTGGAAATTACATTTAGAAACGAGCAAGGCAGTATCAAAACATAAACTATTCTGCAGGCTTTTACAACAAAACTGCTTTCTTTTTGGGTTCAAGAACCGGAGGGTCAATGTCGATCCCCATGTTAGCTGCAGTTCCTGCAATGATTCTCATAGCAGACTCAATGGTCGTGCAGTTCAGATCGGGCAGCTTCTCGGCTGCAATTGTGCGCAGCTGGTCTATTGTTATTGTCCCAACTTTATCTTGCTTTGGATCTTTGGATCCCT
The window above is part of the Brassica napus cultivar Da-Ae chromosome C8, Da-Ae, whole genome shotgun sequence genome. Proteins encoded here:
- the LOC106444972 gene encoding caffeic acid 3-O-methyltransferase 1, with the protein product MEEENLSLYAMILSSSSVLPMILKTAIDLGLFDILSESGPSSPLSASQIMSLLSTQTQKQHDSTLLNRILRCLASYSILTCSVSTDQGEPREVYRLAPVAKYFTKNRDGGGSLAPLVNLFQDKVVTDIWYDLKDCVLEGGLPFNKAHGASAAELVGRDSRFREVFQSSMKGFNEVFMEEVVNKYKGYDGVNSLVDVGGGDGSILRKIISKHPHILKAINFDLSSVIKNTSSASPGIENVAGDMFTSIPKGEAIFMKWMLHSWDDEHCVKILSNCYQSLPSTGKVIVIDMVIPDFPGGTLLDRSLFQFEMFMMSMNPSGKERTKKEFEVLARLAGFSSVQVPFTSLCFSVVEFHKTL